A stretch of Bos taurus isolate L1 Dominette 01449 registration number 42190680 breed Hereford chromosome 5, ARS-UCD2.0, whole genome shotgun sequence DNA encodes these proteins:
- the STAC3 gene encoding SH3 and cysteine-rich domain-containing protein 3 isoform X1, whose protein sequence is MTEKEVLESSSFPSETRKGRLQRLKQLFRKESTGTKEMELPPEPQANGEAVGAGGGPIYYIYEEEEEEEEEEEEPPPEPPKLVNDKPHKFKDHFFKKPKFCDVCARMIVLNNKFGLRCKNCKTNIHEHCQSYVEMQRCFGKIPPGFHRAYSSPLYSNQQYACVKDLSSANRNDPVFETLRTGVIMANKERKKGQADKKNSLAAMMEEEPESARPEEGKPQDGNPEGDKKAEKKTPDDKHKQPGFQQSHYFVALYRFKALEKDDLDFPPGEKITVIDDSNEEWWRGKIGEKVGFFPPNFIIRVRAGERVHRVTRSFVGNREIGQITLKKDQIVVQKGDETGGYVKVYTGRKVGLFPTDFLEEI, encoded by the exons ATGACAGAAAAGGAGGTGCTGGAGTCCTCCTCTTTTCCATCAGAGACTCGGAAGGGTAGG CTACAGCGGCTGAAACAGTTATTCAGGAAGGAGTCTACAGGGACAAAGGAGATGGAGCTTCCCCCAGAGCCCCAGGCCAATGGGGAGGCAGTGGGAGCTGGAGGTGGGCCCATCTACTACATctatgaggaagaggaggaagaagaggaggaagaggaggagccaCCCCCAGAGCCTCCTAAGCTTGTTAATGATAAACCTCACAAATTCAAAGATCATTTCTTCAAGAAGCCCAAGTTCTGTGATGTCTGTGCCCGGATGATTGTGC TCAACAACAAATTTGGGCTTCGCTGTAAGAACTGCAAAACCAACATCCACGAACACTGCCAGTCCTATGTGGAGATGCAGAGATGCTTCGGCAAGATC CCCCCTGGTTTCCATCGGGCCTATAGCTCTCCACTCTACAGCAACCAGCAGTACGCTTGTGTCAAAGATCTCT CTTCTGCCAATCGCAATGACCCTGTGTTTGAAACTCTTCGCACTGGGGTGATCATGgcaaacaaagaaaggaagaagggacaGGCAGATAAGAAAAAT TCTCTAGCGGCCATGATGGAAGAGGAGCCAGAGTCTGCCAGACCAGAGGAAGGCAAACCCCAGGATG GAAACCCTGAAGGGGATAAGAAAGCTGAAAAGAAGACACCTGATGACAAA CACAAGCAGCCTGGCTTCCAGCAGTCTCATTACTTTGTGGCTCTCTATCGATTcaaagccctggagaaggacgaTCTGGATTTCCC GCCTGGAGAGAAGATCACAGTCATTGATGACTCCAATGAGGAGTGGTGGCGG GGGAAAATAGGGGAGAAGGTCGGATTTTTCCCTCCAAACTTCATTATTCGGGTCCGGGCTGGAGAGCGTGTGCACCGCGTAACCAGATCCTTCGTGGGGAACCGCGAGATAGGGCAGATCACTCTCAAGAAGGACCAG ATTGTGGTGCAAAAAGGCGATGAAACCGGCGGCTACGTCAAGGTCTACACCGGCCGCAAGGTGGGGCTGTTCCCCACCGACTTTCTGGAGGAGATTTAG
- the STAC3 gene encoding SH3 and cysteine-rich domain-containing protein 3 isoform X2, translating to MTEKEVLESSSFPSETRKGRLQRLKQLFRKESTGTKEMELPPEPQANGEAVGAGGGPIYYIYEEEEEEEEEEEEPPPEPPKLVNDKPHKFKDHFFKKPKFCDVCARMIVLNNKFGLRCKNCKTNIHEHCQSYVEMQRCFGKIPPGFHRAYSSPLYSNQQYACVKDLSSANRNDPVFETLRTGVIMANKERKKGQADKKNSLAAMMEEEPESARPEEGKPQDGNPEGDKKAEKKTPDDKHKQPGFQQSHYFVALYRFKALEKDDLDFPPGEKITVIDDSNEEWWRIVVQKGDETGGYVKVYTGRKVGLFPTDFLEEI from the exons ATGACAGAAAAGGAGGTGCTGGAGTCCTCCTCTTTTCCATCAGAGACTCGGAAGGGTAGG CTACAGCGGCTGAAACAGTTATTCAGGAAGGAGTCTACAGGGACAAAGGAGATGGAGCTTCCCCCAGAGCCCCAGGCCAATGGGGAGGCAGTGGGAGCTGGAGGTGGGCCCATCTACTACATctatgaggaagaggaggaagaagaggaggaagaggaggagccaCCCCCAGAGCCTCCTAAGCTTGTTAATGATAAACCTCACAAATTCAAAGATCATTTCTTCAAGAAGCCCAAGTTCTGTGATGTCTGTGCCCGGATGATTGTGC TCAACAACAAATTTGGGCTTCGCTGTAAGAACTGCAAAACCAACATCCACGAACACTGCCAGTCCTATGTGGAGATGCAGAGATGCTTCGGCAAGATC CCCCCTGGTTTCCATCGGGCCTATAGCTCTCCACTCTACAGCAACCAGCAGTACGCTTGTGTCAAAGATCTCT CTTCTGCCAATCGCAATGACCCTGTGTTTGAAACTCTTCGCACTGGGGTGATCATGgcaaacaaagaaaggaagaagggacaGGCAGATAAGAAAAAT TCTCTAGCGGCCATGATGGAAGAGGAGCCAGAGTCTGCCAGACCAGAGGAAGGCAAACCCCAGGATG GAAACCCTGAAGGGGATAAGAAAGCTGAAAAGAAGACACCTGATGACAAA CACAAGCAGCCTGGCTTCCAGCAGTCTCATTACTTTGTGGCTCTCTATCGATTcaaagccctggagaaggacgaTCTGGATTTCCC GCCTGGAGAGAAGATCACAGTCATTGATGACTCCAATGAGGAGTGGTGGCGG ATTGTGGTGCAAAAAGGCGATGAAACCGGCGGCTACGTCAAGGTCTACACCGGCCGCAAGGTGGGGCTGTTCCCCACCGACTTTCTGGAGGAGATTTAG